One segment of Streptomyces bathyalis DNA contains the following:
- a CDS encoding FkbM family methyltransferase, whose translation MSVHGLRLLQGVGRNYVRYFPVALGKREFARKYMAPQLREHSVRREARTRFGARFLVDSEDLIQRHLYLFGVWEPHLSHWLRQRLKSGDVFVDVGANIGYFSVLGSSLVGPSGSVVAVEASPAFHRRLLQHANMNRCSNLRAVHAAVSDQDETLKFIQASSRNTGATSTVPYSGPAESEFEVDAHPLTQLLSEGEIERARVIKIDVEGAEGAAVRGLSSALNRLRQDAEVVVEVTPQRMNALGDSADELLRTFVDSGFHAYRLINDYDPGSYPSAMRRPQAPRRWRRPITEEMDLVFSRIDAEWLT comes from the coding sequence ATGAGTGTTCACGGGCTTCGGCTCTTGCAAGGTGTTGGGCGGAACTATGTCCGCTACTTCCCCGTAGCGCTGGGCAAGAGGGAGTTTGCGCGGAAGTACATGGCTCCTCAGCTCCGGGAGCACTCTGTACGTCGCGAAGCCCGAACACGCTTTGGCGCGAGGTTTCTCGTCGACAGCGAGGATCTGATTCAGCGCCACCTGTACCTGTTCGGCGTCTGGGAACCTCACCTGAGTCACTGGCTCCGGCAGAGGCTGAAGTCCGGGGACGTCTTCGTCGACGTGGGTGCCAACATCGGGTACTTCAGCGTGCTCGGATCGTCCCTCGTAGGTCCGTCCGGGAGTGTCGTTGCTGTTGAGGCCTCGCCGGCATTCCATCGCCGGCTTCTGCAGCACGCGAACATGAACCGCTGCTCGAACCTTCGCGCGGTCCATGCCGCGGTCTCCGACCAGGACGAGACCCTGAAGTTCATTCAGGCCAGCTCACGCAACACCGGAGCGACCAGCACCGTGCCCTACTCCGGGCCGGCGGAGTCCGAATTCGAGGTGGACGCGCACCCGTTGACTCAGCTGCTCAGCGAAGGGGAAATTGAACGAGCGCGTGTGATCAAGATCGACGTCGAGGGGGCGGAAGGGGCAGCGGTACGGGGCTTGAGCTCCGCGTTGAACCGGCTGCGGCAGGACGCAGAGGTGGTGGTCGAGGTGACTCCCCAGCGCATGAACGCGCTGGGGGACTCGGCCGACGAGTTGCTCAGGACGTTCGTAGACAGCGGCTTCCACGCGTACCGTCTGATCAACGATTACGACCCGGGGAGTTACCCCTCGGCCATGCGTCGTCCGCAGGCGCCCCGACGCTGGCGGAGGCCGATTACGGAGGAGATGGACCTTGTCTTCTCCCGCATCGACGCCGAATGGCTCACCTGA
- a CDS encoding GntR family transcriptional regulator, which yields MTVARYQRVADSIRRQIADGILTAGDRLPTEPLLVEEYGVSRLTVRHALDVLQAEGVIEKFHGRGTFVRRPPQRISYVSAGSGGFRQPETDHDEIETYVRPGSVLAEAPLTALMQVKPGTALAEYLYFSRRDKDPYSLARVYVPLDLAELLDTPIGKLPWGAEIPLGLQAAGVRLAHITERVTTRPPTQDEADRLNLPPGATVLEVERTSIDDRGRVAEGACFVSPGDRIEVVFSTALAETKGGDRGAVR from the coding sequence GTGACCGTGGCGCGATACCAGCGAGTCGCGGACTCGATCCGCCGGCAGATCGCCGACGGGATCCTGACCGCGGGCGACCGTCTGCCGACGGAGCCGTTGCTCGTCGAGGAGTACGGGGTGAGCCGGCTGACCGTGCGGCACGCCCTCGACGTACTCCAGGCAGAAGGGGTGATCGAGAAGTTCCACGGACGGGGCACGTTCGTCCGACGGCCGCCTCAGCGGATCTCGTACGTTAGCGCAGGCAGCGGCGGGTTCCGCCAGCCGGAGACGGACCACGACGAGATCGAGACGTACGTCAGGCCCGGCTCCGTCCTCGCCGAGGCGCCGCTGACTGCCCTGATGCAAGTCAAGCCCGGCACCGCACTGGCCGAATACCTGTACTTCAGTCGGCGGGACAAGGACCCGTATAGCTTGGCGCGCGTCTACGTCCCGCTCGACCTGGCGGAGCTTCTCGACACCCCTATCGGCAAGCTGCCGTGGGGCGCTGAGATCCCCTTGGGCCTGCAGGCCGCCGGAGTCCGCCTGGCCCACATCACGGAGAGGGTCACCACGCGTCCGCCGACACAGGACGAAGCGGACCGTCTCAACCTCCCGCCTGGGGCAACAGTGTTGGAGGTCGAGCGCACTTCGATCGACGATCGCGGCCGCGTCGCTGAAGGCGCCTGCTTCGTGTCGCCGGGAGACCGCATCGAAGTCGTCTTCTCCACGGCGCTCGCCGAGACGAAGGGCGGTGATCGAGGTGCCGTTCGGTAA
- a CDS encoding GntR family transcriptional regulator: MPEQPPYLRIADLLRERIANGEWAVGEKLPSRARLGEEYGVGHNVVRRANDLLISQGILEGRTGSGTYVAEPRSRLRMVRSLSREQQGGSPFRADMKALGRQGTWESHTEAKVPVPGDIAARLGIEEGDLGVRTRYEFMANGKPVQLSTSWEPYELTGGTIVVLPEGGPHAGLGVVQRMAEIGITVGHAVEQPEPRQATAQEIALLGLTRSALVTQIQRTYYGDDGRPVETADIVVPASLCEIVYEVPISHAD; encoded by the coding sequence ATGCCTGAGCAGCCCCCGTACCTCCGCATCGCCGACCTGCTCCGGGAGCGCATCGCCAATGGGGAGTGGGCAGTTGGGGAGAAGCTGCCGTCGCGCGCTCGCCTGGGCGAGGAGTACGGCGTGGGGCACAACGTCGTACGTCGCGCGAACGATCTGCTGATCAGTCAGGGCATCCTCGAAGGCCGAACGGGCTCGGGGACGTACGTTGCGGAGCCACGGTCACGGCTGCGGATGGTTCGCTCGCTGAGTCGGGAGCAGCAGGGAGGCTCTCCGTTCCGCGCAGACATGAAGGCGCTGGGCCGGCAAGGCACGTGGGAGAGCCACACTGAGGCGAAAGTGCCGGTCCCCGGGGACATCGCGGCTCGTCTCGGCATCGAGGAAGGCGACCTCGGCGTCCGCACTCGCTACGAGTTCATGGCGAACGGCAAGCCCGTGCAGCTGTCGACCAGTTGGGAGCCATACGAACTCACTGGCGGAACGATCGTGGTCCTTCCGGAGGGCGGGCCTCACGCTGGCCTCGGTGTCGTCCAGCGCATGGCGGAAATCGGTATCACGGTTGGCCACGCTGTCGAGCAACCGGAGCCACGACAAGCGACGGCTCAGGAGATCGCCCTGCTTGGCCTCACACGCAGCGCACTAGTGACCCAGATCCAGCGCACGTACTACGGCGATGATGGCCGACCAGTCGAGACGGCGGACATCGTCGTACCAGCTTCCTTGTGCGAGATCGTTTACGAGGTACCGATCTCACATGCCGACTAG
- a CDS encoding pentapeptide repeat-containing protein, whose protein sequence is MSELLAAISDPNTQKPQLGEALFTNAVFDDDARFAGADFQRFAGFTGATFGDNTDFAAATFEDLAGFSGATFGDNTNFRAAVFQGRADFPGVIFGETTVFIEVIFDSFVAFGATFGGWVSFEQAIFLVRADFSGVTFGDYAWFERASFGENSPAATPGFNEYINFSRSAFGNNAWFLGATFHERAQFARASFNDFTWFAQAIFHGEAVFERATLGDGSIFTGATFNQSAEFRGATFGKSTTFTEVTFEDGEFASATFGGSVNLSRTTFRESASFSKVTFQGNADFAAATFGANTTFTGANFQENVQFEGTTFCSNTNFDEVSLHGAFNVTKALFQGDVSFREAQLGRASNFGPLVCSSSANLSGMEFEGPVTIEVAARRVEFRGTRWAATGAIWVRYAEVDLTDAFFEYPLSVTSRRSAFKSKLGEEIDESSLTGGWKASVKSIQGVDAAHLILNDLDLTSCLFSGAVHLDQLRLEGEYTLRPTPPRWHRRGAFPMRWSRRYTLAEEQHWRTAEDWAGWQAPAPSGYEVLTPAALAPLYRQLRKSLEDGKDEPGAADFYYGEMEMRRNNVQRPRSERLLLHLYWALSGYGLRATRALTWLTLAMGATLVALMGWGLPKHEPKPTITGEVTHSRARLISETPDPMNSNEPLLQRFTTNRFEKSLRVVINSVVFRSSGQNLTTIGTYVEMTSRFAVPTLLGLSALAIRSRVKR, encoded by the coding sequence TTGAGTGAACTTCTGGCTGCGATATCAGACCCCAATACACAGAAGCCCCAACTAGGTGAGGCTCTCTTTACGAATGCAGTCTTCGATGATGATGCCCGCTTCGCTGGGGCAGACTTCCAGCGCTTCGCCGGGTTCACCGGTGCGACATTCGGTGACAATACCGACTTCGCGGCGGCGACCTTTGAGGACTTGGCCGGATTCTCGGGAGCGACTTTCGGCGACAACACCAATTTCAGAGCGGCGGTCTTCCAGGGAAGAGCCGACTTCCCGGGTGTAATCTTCGGTGAAACAACCGTGTTCATAGAGGTAATCTTCGATTCGTTCGTTGCATTCGGGGCAACCTTCGGCGGGTGGGTCAGTTTTGAGCAGGCAATCTTCCTAGTACGTGCCGACTTCTCGGGGGTGACATTCGGAGACTACGCGTGGTTCGAGAGGGCGTCCTTCGGCGAAAACTCCCCCGCCGCTACGCCTGGATTCAACGAATACATCAACTTCTCGAGGTCTGCCTTCGGCAACAATGCTTGGTTTCTTGGAGCTACTTTCCATGAAAGAGCTCAATTCGCAAGAGCGAGCTTCAACGACTTTACATGGTTTGCTCAGGCGATATTCCATGGAGAGGCCGTGTTCGAGCGAGCCACCTTGGGCGATGGGTCGATCTTCACCGGAGCCACATTCAATCAGAGTGCCGAATTCCGAGGCGCGACCTTCGGTAAGAGCACGACATTTACAGAGGTAACCTTCGAGGATGGTGAGTTCGCTTCCGCTACCTTCGGTGGAAGCGTGAACCTTTCGAGAACGACCTTCCGCGAGAGCGCCAGCTTCTCAAAAGTGACCTTCCAGGGAAATGCTGATTTTGCAGCGGCGACTTTCGGTGCCAACACCACGTTCACTGGGGCTAACTTTCAAGAGAACGTCCAGTTCGAGGGGACAACCTTCTGCAGCAACACGAACTTCGACGAGGTTTCTCTCCATGGAGCGTTCAACGTTACTAAGGCGCTCTTCCAGGGAGATGTCTCATTCCGTGAGGCACAATTGGGACGGGCGTCAAATTTCGGTCCGCTGGTTTGTTCTAGCAGCGCAAATCTGTCGGGGATGGAGTTCGAGGGTCCGGTCACGATCGAAGTAGCTGCTAGGCGCGTGGAGTTCCGGGGCACGCGATGGGCCGCAACGGGGGCGATTTGGGTTCGATACGCCGAAGTAGATCTGACTGATGCCTTCTTCGAATACCCGCTGAGCGTCACCAGTAGGCGCAGTGCCTTCAAGAGCAAGCTTGGGGAAGAGATCGACGAGTCATCTCTGACCGGTGGTTGGAAGGCGTCAGTAAAATCGATCCAAGGCGTGGACGCTGCGCATTTGATCCTTAACGATCTCGATCTCACCTCGTGCCTTTTCAGTGGTGCCGTCCACCTGGATCAACTGCGCTTGGAAGGCGAATACACCCTCCGTCCTACCCCGCCTCGGTGGCACAGGCGAGGCGCGTTCCCTATGCGGTGGTCCCGTCGGTACACCCTTGCCGAGGAGCAACATTGGCGGACAGCGGAGGATTGGGCGGGGTGGCAGGCTCCAGCACCGAGTGGGTACGAGGTACTGACTCCGGCGGCGCTTGCGCCGCTGTACCGGCAGCTACGAAAGTCCCTGGAAGATGGCAAGGACGAACCCGGAGCCGCGGACTTCTACTACGGCGAGATGGAGATGCGCCGTAACAATGTGCAGCGCCCCCGCAGCGAACGTCTCCTGCTGCATCTCTACTGGGCACTGTCTGGCTACGGCCTCCGAGCGACCCGGGCACTCACTTGGCTTACCCTCGCTATGGGAGCGACCCTCGTGGCTTTGATGGGCTGGGGGCTACCTAAGCACGAGCCGAAGCCCACAATCACCGGAGAAGTCACACATAGCCGAGCCCGTCTGATAAGCGAAACTCCCGATCCGATGAACTCTAATGAGCCGCTGTTGCAGCGGTTCACGACGAATCGGTTCGAGAAGTCCCTGCGAGTGGTCATCAACTCGGTCGTCTTCCGCTCCTCCGGCCAAAACCTGACCACCATTGGGACGTATGTTGAGATGACCTCCCGCTTCGCCGTACCCACGCTCCTCGGTTTGTCAGCCCTAGCCATACGTAGCCGGGTCAAGCGGTGA